AATCGGTCCCGCGGCCGATTGCGTAGACCAGCATTTTTTCGGCCATCGTTCGCATGAAGTCTTCCCGGCGGCTCTTCACGATTTCGATCAGTTCCAGAGGTCCGTTGAAGGACACACCAGGCGGCAGGACTCCGGCCGCGTCGACAGGTTTGCCGCCATCCGTGTCACGCCAGCGGCCGACGGCGTCGAAGTTCTCGAACCCCAGGCCCAGGGGATCCATGACCGTGTGACACGACGCGCAGCCCGGATCTTCGCGATGTTTGGCCAGCCGTTCCCGCAGAGTCGCGTCCGGTGCGGCCGCGGTGGCTTCCAGCGGAGGAACTCCCGGCGGAGGCGGAGGCGGCGATTCGCCGAAGATGTTTTCCATGATCCACTTGCCGCGTTTGACCGGGCTGGTGCGGCCGGGATTTGACGTCACCGTCAGGATGCTGGCGTGAGTCAGCACGCCGGCTCGATTGGTGCCGCTCAGCGAGACGCGCACGAAGTCGTTTCCGTCGACACCCGCGATTCCGTAGTGTCTGGCCAGCCGGCCGTTGACGAACGTGAAATCGGCTGACAACAGGTCGTCAACGCTGCGGTCTTCCCGGACGATGGTTTCGAACAGCAGCTCCGTTTCGCGACGCATGTCGGACCGCAGATCCGCACTGAAGTCCGGAAAGAGATCGGGGTTGGGAGTGACGTCGTTCAGGTTTCGAAGACTTAGCCACTGAGCCGCGAAGTTGTCAAACAGCGCGCGGGACTTGTCGTGCCGCAGCATTCGGCGAATCTGCTGCTTCAGGACCTCCGGCTTGTGCAGTTCGGATCGTCCAGCCAGTTGAAACAGCTCATCGTCCGGCATGGTGCTCCACAGAAAATACGACAGTCGCGACGCCAGTTCGAAGTCATCAAGCTGCCGATGGGACTGTCCGGCCGGAGGATCTTTTTCCATGCGAAACAGGAACTCCGGTGCCACCAGCGCCGCCTGCAGCGCAAGCGACAGTCCCTGTTCGTACGAATCGCCGTCCTGTTCCATTGTCTGCTGGACAAGTCCGGCATAGCGGTCAACGTCAGCATCACTGGCCGGGCGTCGGAAAATCCTGTCCAGAAGCGGTTTCAGAACCTGCTTCGCCGCGTCGCGTGGTGAGAGTGAATCGTGCGGACGAGCGGTCACGAATCGCCGGTGAGCTTCGGAATACTGCGGGTCGCCGCCGCCTGCCGGGCCGCTCAGCTCGATGAACCGAACTCCCAGATTGCGGTCACG
This is a stretch of genomic DNA from Planctomycetaceae bacterium. It encodes these proteins:
- a CDS encoding DUF1592 domain-containing protein — translated: MAETGTAEPSTLKAIRERPSQPFESIDSVRTASPGDGFGNAADAAGVAGAPRAEAATAQVMLMSLELQNDDATQRQQTLNSALLPFLNTYCVDCHGPDTEMAGIAVHQLKSVDQFLPQRKAWERVYRMINSGAMPPFDHDVRPEPAQSKLVAEFLYDELYNFDCSPIDNPGRSTIRRLNRVEYNNTVQDLFGITIRPADDFPSDDVGEGFDNIGDVLSLPPLLLEKYLIAAEQVAAEVIDTTDYSVPRKTRLSGEELTSSLGDNNFSQDFRQLNTVGSLFGYFEISVAGEYEITVEAAADQAGDETARFAMSVDDKPLQEFRVNGQRKPRTFTRKVRLSAGRTKISADFLNDFYDPDARDPERRDRNLGVRFIELSGPAGGGDPQYSEAHRRFVTARPHDSLSPRDAAKQVLKPLLDRIFRRPASDADVDRYAGLVQQTMEQDGDSYEQGLSLALQAALVAPEFLFRMEKDPPAGQSHRQLDDFELASRLSYFLWSTMPDDELFQLAGRSELHKPEVLKQQIRRMLRHDKSRALFDNFAAQWLSLRNLNDVTPNPDLFPDFSADLRSDMRRETELLFETIVREDRSVDDLLSADFTFVNGRLARHYGIAGVDGNDFVRVSLSGTNRAGVLTHASILTVTSNPGRTSPVKRGKWIMENIFGESPPPPPPGVPPLEATAAAPDATLRERLAKHREDPGCASCHTVMDPLGLGFENFDAVGRWRDTDGGKPVDAAGVLPPGVSFNGPLELIEIVKSRREDFMRTMAEKMLVYAIGRGTDYYDKCAVDDCRRNMQQHGNRFSAMVEGIVLSDPFLKRSSAVRD